A stretch of DNA from Triticum dicoccoides isolate Atlit2015 ecotype Zavitan chromosome 2A, WEW_v2.0, whole genome shotgun sequence:
CACCCCAGACGGATTCGGCCCGGGACATTGTCTCCGGTGCACCGCGGAGCGCTTCTGTTCGGTCCTGTGCAAGGTACTCACCGGAACATGTAGACGGTGGCACTAGAGTGTAGTTTGTGTTGACGCGATGCACAATTTCATTGTTTTTTTTTTTGTTTGCAGATTAACTTCATGTTTTTTACTGTACTGCAGGCATTCTCGCTCGACTGGCTGGGACGGAACCCCATGGCCTTCATTGGAGTCTGAAGAGCGAGGACGCTTTGCAACCGGACGCCAAGTCAACGAGGattagttttttaattttccttttGATGAGGTGGTCAAACAGGGATTATGGGCATGTGTTCTATTTTGAGGTGGTCAAACAGGGATTATGGGCATGTGTTGGGTTTAATTAGATGTCTGTTAGGGATATGATGGAATTCTACTTTGGTTATGGATAACTGGCCGGTTATTTTTTGATTAATTGGCAATTTCCTTGGATTTATTTGTTTATTGTGCGAGGGGAttaattttttggatttttttgaaatttatttTTAAATTGCAAAATTCCCCTTCTGATTCTCCTCCGCCGCCGGTGGATCGACGTCCGGCGGACGGAACGGAATCCATTGGCGGCCCCCACCAGTCGGAGCTGACTAGGCAAGAAAGGTCCTCGCCGGCAGCTTGACttggtctcctctctctctctctcgcccaccctctctctctcgcgcgcgcgcatTACAACAAGCACCTTGCGTGCATCAGCAACAGCCGGGGAGGGAGCCGCGACCACCGCCGACTACGGGACCACGGCGGAATGGTCGCCGTGGTAGCCGGAGCCATCGTCGAGTTAGGAGGGGGTGCTGCCGCTCCCGGAGATCCACCTCCCGCGGGGTCCTCGCCGTCAACCAGTACCCCCGCGCGCGCATGCACGCGCTGATCGCCGCCTCCAGCTTCCGCGACATCGGCGACGCGCCGCCCTCCTTTCCGGGGAAGCGCCCCTTCAAGCTCGCCCTCGATGGCGACACGAGGTGTACAGGAACTTCCTGCACGCGTTCGAGCGGATGCTGGAGTCCCGGGGTATCGTCCCGGCCGCGGCAAGGAGAGCCCGGGCCGGCCCCTGCTTCCACATGCTCCGGACGCCACCGAGGTCCCCAACCTCCTTCCTCCTTCGTGCTCCTGCACCGTTCCGCGACTACCTCCGCTCGGTGCGGCCCTCGTCCTCAACATGTTCTGCGACTGCGTGCACGCCGTCGACGAGCTCGGCGTGCCTGCCTACGGCAGTGATCCGCCGAGTTCGGAGCTCGCGGGGAGGACGGGGACGGGAACTTGGACTGCTGCGCTCTGGACAATACGTTGCTGCTACTGCGCTGTCATGCCCGCGAGGTGCTTGTTGTAATGCCCATGAGAGAAAGAGGATGAGACGGCGGAAGAAACAGTCAAAACTGCCGCGCTGTTGTGTAAGTCCACCGTCACCTTTGCGGCTTATGTTGAACCTTGTTTGCAGAAGCCACTGTCATGCCCACAATTGTGGCGATGTTATGCTTTTTACTCCGTCAGCACCATGTCACCCCTTGTTCTGCTCAATGGTGAGCTCCTGATTAGGTTTTACACATCTATTGGATGATTGTGTTGGTTTGGGTTGCGCAGGTGCCGCCGCAGAAGTGCCACGGATTTGTAGAAACGGAGACGATGCAGGAGGAGTTCAGCGAGCACGACGTGAGTATTCCCAGCCCTTTCCCTTGTGGAGCTTAGTTAGCAATGTTGTGTGTGGTTAATCAACTGAAGAAAGGAATATGCGCATGAGCTTGTTGTACTTTAGGTTTGCTGGCTATGTCGAAACTTTATTGCTGCCTTGTTGTATTGTATGAATCTGAAGTTTATGAATATGATGTACCATGCAGGAACTCATTCACCAAATGGCAGATATACTGTACACTGAGAACATGTCTAGATGAATAGGTTGATTCTATGGCCTGAAGTGAAAAGCTTCACCCTTCACTGTTTTGATCTGCACGGACTATACGGTTTCGTGAGGAATCAAGTCTCCTTTCTCTATTTCATCATAAGGTCAAATAAACAGTTTACCAAGTCTACTAATAGACTGTGGGATTCTTTGCTTCCAAGAGATGAACCTAAACTTGCAATTATCTACTATTGCTCATTCCCGAACACATATCTAAGTAGTGGTCTAAACTTGCAAAATCCTCTgtgctcctcccccctccttatttTGTTCTGCTCTCTTGACTAACTGGACCTTGGTATTGGTGTGGTTAtgtaatgtgtactccctccgtccgggaaaagTTGTCCACGCCTAGTTCAAATTTCTTTTAACAAAAAACCCATTGGGCTTTTAAATCTGACGCAAACAGACCCTTCTCCTTCCCCTCGACACGCCACCGCGAGCTGCCGTCGCCCGCCGTCGTGAGGCACCGTCAGGTCCAGCGCCGCCCACTACGTGCGCCTCCCAACtacgtcgccgccgccgcagccgcccacgtgcGAAGGAGGCAACCACCGCCGCCCACCTACGCAGcccaaccgccgccgccccacCTCGCCCACCGTCGCCCATAGCTGGACCGCCTCCTCCCCGAGCATACCAGGAACTCCGCCTCACCAAGAGGTACTCCATCATCGAGCCAGGCTTGCTGGGAAGGCGTGGATCGACGGAATCGGCCCCGTCTCCTCCCACTCCGGCCGCCGCTTCCCCACATGACGTCGACGCCGTCGCGCCTCCCCTGGCTTCCTCGAGCCATTTTAAGGAATCAGTGTCAACTTCCGGTCTTCCAGACCACTTTCCCCCTCTCGATCGCTTGGTATTTGGCCTGGTCATCGtcggccgccgctcgccgccgctggAGCTCGTCACGTGGCTCCTCCGATGAACAAAAACCAGAGGCGCCGGCACCCAAGTGTCTACCACGGTTGTGCACGTGCACGCTCGCCCACGCTTCATGCTCTTCGGTGGAGCTCGTGTTGCTGCCTGCCTTCGTGTTGCTGCTGATCCTCTCTGAAGAAGGTATTGTTGCTGCTGAATTTAGTCACTGGAGTATCCATTTCTGCTGCTGCTGAACTGCAATTTCAATCAGTCTGTTGATATCCATTGCTGGACTTGGTTGATGCTTTGTGCTGATACTTTCTGCTGATGCAAGAGAACAAAAGAGAGGGAAAAAATCTGAAAAAAGAGAGACTAGATTGCAATTCAGTTTAATTCTGTCAATGTACTCCAGTGACTAAATTCAGTCAATGTACTCCAGTGACATTCTTGTGTAACAAGTGCTATTTGTATGGCGTGTGATCAATTTAATTCAGAGAAACAAGGGTGTAACATTAACATTTAGTTTAATTCAATGACATTCAGTTTAATTCAAAGAAATAAGGGTGTAACATTGACATTCAGTTTAATTCAGAGAAACAAGGGTACTGTTGCTGCTATATCCGTTtctattgatgttgttcctctctgaaatggaaatggaaatgatGTTAATAGATGTGCTATTGTTTGGAAACATTCA
This window harbors:
- the LOC119355679 gene encoding uncharacterized protein LOC119355679 isoform X2, with translation MLESRGIVPAAARRARAGPCFHMLRTPPRSPTSFLLRAPAPFRDYLRSVRPSSSTCSATACTPSTSSACLPTAVIRRVRSSRGGRGRELGLLRSGQYVAATALSCPRGACCNAHERKRMRRRKKQSKLPRCCVPPQKCHGFVETETMQEEFSEHDTGAHNYGFELDPGRGG
- the LOC119355679 gene encoding uncharacterized protein LOC119355679 isoform X1 codes for the protein MLESRGIVPAAARRARAGPCFHMLRTPPRSPTSFLLRAPAPFRDYLRSVRPSSSTCSATACTPSTSSACLPTAVIRRVRSSRGGRGRELGLLRSGQYVAATALSCPRGACCNAHERKRMRRRKKQSKLPRCCVPPQKCHGFVETETMQEEFSEHDELIHQMADILYTENMSR